GTATCTTCCACAACGGCCTCGTTTGTGGCCGGAATTTCTTCCTCGACGGCTTCTGTTGTCGCCGGAGTTTCTTCGGTGACCGCTTCTGTGGGGACCGCAGTTTCCACAACTTCTTTAACTTCTTCTTGAGTTGTCTCTGCTATTGGTTCTTTTACCTCAGTTTGAGGCTCCTCTACCACTTTAGTCTCGGTTTCAATCGTGACTTCGGTGGTGGGCGGCATTTCTACCGTTGCAGCGTCAGCAACGGTGGTTTCTTCTGTTGGTTTCTCTGCCGCTTGCTCAGCTGCAGGCGGTGTAGCGGCAACTATTGGCTCTACCACTTCTTTTGGTGCTTCTACTGGAGTGTTCACCACCACCTTTTCTGGCAAGATGTTGGCAGCTGATTCAACCTAAAACATTCATTAAAGAACAATGACATTTTTATTTGTTACCCCGTTTTTGAGCAACGATAACCCTACAATTTAGCTCACATAATATACATACAAACCTCATATATATACAATTTTCTTCAATGAGACTTGAAAAACAGTCACATAATGTCATTATAATATGTAAGGGCCAAGAATGTGACCCATTGGCCACTAAGCTAGTATAGCAAGTTTCAAATCTAAGTTGAATGATTTAATTCTAACGACAACCCATAGGGCTGTCGTTAATGTGCTTTATACCATTGTACAATAGCGGTTATCAATTACTTTTTAACTGGCACTTAATCAGATTGTATAATAGTATAAAGCATGTTAGCGACTATATATATAGAATTGGTTCACTAGTTTTTtacaattttaaatttttttaaaattatagACACGAGAGAGTGTTTTGTGATTGGAAAAGAAGTTACCTCAACACTAGCCATTGGGATTGGTTAGAAGGATATGAACAATGAGATATcaaagagtgtgtgtgtgtgtgagtgagtGAGTGAAATAGAAGAGATCTTAAACCTATTTATAGAACCTCAAATGCACATTATGAGTATGATAGACTGGTAGTGTATGGCTAGCTGTTTGATAAAATTAAAGTGATAAttaacttctttttttttttaacgcCGATATCGGCATCACTCGGAGGGAATTTAACCACCTTCGCTATCATATACCACTCACACACATGGGCGGTAATATTAAGGGGCAGAGGGGGgcagccgcccccagtggatttgtaatttttagtgtaaaaattttgaatttttcgattttgcccccggtggattttttatTTTGCACATAACTCTCCATAATTTGCCCcaaaagcctccatattttgccccaaaacctctaaACTTTGCCAaaaaaacctccaaattttgctcaaaaacatccaaattttgatcaaaaatctccatattttgcccaaaaaaattgctacgctttaaaaaaaaaaaaattcgcccccggtgaaaaaatttcCTGCTTCCGCCACTGCTCTCACATACACATTAGGAGAAAACCTAATTCGCGACGAAAGATTTTAGTATGTTATATTTGTAATGTAGTTATTCGTACACAACCAAACTTCAATCATATGCCCATAATAAACATGTTTTAGAATTTGTACTATACAACATCGTAAAGCATGGTGTAGGGATTACTCTCCATTTTGTAAACTTTCAAGGCAATGTTACATGTTTGTTAATTACTTAATTATCATCATTACAACTACATGTTCTAATTATTAAGTTAGTGCATGATATATGCTTTTTCATCAATGTGTACATTCAGAACTAAAATGGGTTGAGCATATTGACATAGTATCATTTTAAAGATAAATCTACTCTGTTTAGCTCAATTTTGTAAGTGTAAAAACTTTATGATATCTTCAATTGTAGAACCGTAGAACTACGGGGCAGTAACTTCAAATCTTGGATAAACTGAAATTGCTCAATGTATTATACACAATTAATAATGTTGTATTTAAGTTTTTTAAAAGGTTtatttcatgtttttttttttttttttttgaaaggcaagcttgcatcagtccggaccgaagtctagtcatcatttgcacacacacgcgcgctttcgggcaggaaacccgaaccacactctgaggatccgaccctttaaccatcccgaggggcaggcgggccggatcttagtcccagagcgggtcggtaaaaccttccttttgggccaccttcaaggaatatatttcaattcctagagcggatgacgaggctcgaactcgagacctctagccctgcgagtacacaagtgtaaccgcggtaccattgTTTTGAGAGTTTTAAAGTGTACATGTTGAATGAGCAAGTTCACATGGTAAAAAGGTAATGTATTATGGGCTTATTTGAGTGGAATTCATGTTATATGATCTGGAACAATAATGTCTCCATGTATTTACTATGCCGTTTTTCATTTTCATTTACTTTATCATGTttgtgttttattaaatattagtatttgTTTATACTTTGTGCATGCCGATCGAtttcttatataatttttttaggTAAGCAAGAAAACCCTCTATAAACAAGCACATTGGCTCCACATAGAGGGTAAAATCTCAGGTAATCAAGCCCCCCCGAGTGCGATacttggtaccgggtgaattgcgcattatgcgcaccctctagtcacactctcttTCTGAACAATTTGACATAGCCAGGATTTGAACCCGGGTAGTGTGTTTCATTGGGCAACTCGATGATCACTCAAATAAACATGTGTGGTTATTtcttacgtagtatataatttggAGCACATTAAAATTGATTCTATGCATTGTCAATGTGCCTGTTTTATTGCATATATTAGCAAATAAATTTAAAATATGTTTATGTTATACAGTAGCAAAGGGGCATAGAATGAGGCCTAGTGGAAATCTTCTGCGCAGTCTAACGAGTTATTCTCATGACCATTTTCGATCATTTTCTTTCACCACCGCAAGATATGATGTTAAAGGAGTTCTACAAACTCTTATTACGATATAAATACCTCAATCATTAGGCTATCTTGGAGTAATTTCATGTAAAAAGAAACTATATTACTGTAACATCAAATTTTGCGGTGGTCATGAGTCGGGTCACATGATAATCTCTAAGGTGTACGATCTCTATCATGAACAGTCTGTGACCGTCTTCTAAACCTTCCTTGATAACTTCAAGATTTGAACATGCGACATCTCGTAATGAGGTCGGGGCCTCAATCATTGGCTGTTTGGGGATGGTTTGATTATGTAGAAACTAGTATTGTTAAAGCTTTATTTTCTTGGAGGCAACGACTTAAACTCGGTTTCAATATATTGTAGGGTGTTTTATACAATATAATGCCATGAGTCTTGTGGTGCTTGATTATGCAACTAAAGTATTCTAGCACAAAAGGACCATAATCGAGATTCTTGTTTGAAGGGCCGCTCTATTCTCGATGGTGTCCTCATTTTGAATGAAGCATTAGTAGATTTGAAGATGCGTAAAAAGAAAAGCTTTGTCTTTAAAGTGGATTTCTCTAAAGCGTTTGACAGCGTTAATTGGGACTTTTTATGTGATGTTCTGAGAAAAATGGGTTTTGGTGCGAGATGGATTAAATGGATCAAAACTTGTCTTTCGTCGGCTTCGATCTCCATCTTAGTTAACGGCTCCCCTACCCAAGAGTTTTTCCCTCAAAGAGGGATTAGACAAGGTGATCCGCTTTCCCCCTTTCTTTTTATTTTAGCGGTAGAAGGTCTTAATGCGTTTACTAAAATTGCTCTTCAAAGGGGTATAGTTAAAGGTGTGTCGATTGGTAAAGATGAGGTGGTTCTTTCACACCTCCAATACGCAGACGATACAATCTTTATGGGCGAATGGAGTAAAAGTAACATATCAAACGTGGTGAAATTATTGAAATGTTTCGAGGATGCTTCGGGGTTAAAGATCAACATGTCAAAAAGCTGTCTTTATGGGGTAGGGATTTCGAGTGAGGCTATTGAAATAATTGCAAGTCGAATAGGCTGTAAAGTGGGGTCCTTTCCAATTTTTTACTTGGGATTACCGGTAGGCTCTCGGATGACCAAAATGACTGAATGGGATCCGGTGATTAAAAAGTTTCATAAAAGATTCTCGGATTGGAAGTCACGTTCGTTATCATTTGGTGGAAGATTAACCCTAATCAAATCGGTCCTTTCTAGTTTACCGTTGTACTATTTCTCCTTGTTTCGTGCTCCTTCATGTGCCTTATCCTTGCTCGAAGGTTTGAGACGTAAGTTTTTTTGGGGCGGGATTGGGAATGATTCTAAAATGTCATGGGTAAAATGGGACTCGATTTTGTGTAATTATAATAGGGGGGTTTAAATGTGGGTTCTTTAAAAGCAAAAAATTGGGCGCTTATcggtaaatggtggtggagatttagAAATGAAACCAATTCTCTTTGGGTTAACGTCATTAAAAGTATTTACGGGCGTGATGGTGGGTTGGGATATTTGGGCAATGCTAGTAGTTTAGGATGTGGTTCTCCGTGGAAAAACATCATTACAATTTCTAAACACATGAATAACTGCAACTTTAATTTTGTCGAGACGTTTAAGCTTTGTATAGGTGAAGACTCGACATACCGATTTTGGGATGATGCTTGGCTCGATGGTAGAAGCTTGAAGGACAGATTCAATCGGCTATATAGGCTAGAAAGTGAAAAGGATACATTGGTTAGAGATCGAATTAGTTGGAACGGGTCTGCTTGGGTTTGTCATTGGAATTGGTGTCGTGAGCCTAATGGTCGTGTTAGATGTGAATTGGACAGCCTTGTTGCTGAGATTGCTGCCATTCCACGATCGGCTAGTGAAGGTGATAAATGGAAGTGGATCAACAGTAGCGATGGTATTTTAAAAACCAAAATTCTATCTTCTCTTCTTGATGACCAAATTTTAGATATAAATGATGAAGACAAGGTAACCATGAGAAATAACTTTGTTCCGTTATCCTTGAATATATTTTCATGGAGAGTAAAGCGTAAGAGAATTCCGGTTCGGGTTGAGCTTGATAAAAGGGGTATTGACATGGATAGTGTAAGGTGTCCCACGTGTAATGATGACATCGAATCGACGGATCACGCGATGATATTTTGCAAACACGCTTTAGATGCTTGGGATAGAGTCTTTAAATGGTGGGGGTTAGGTAATTTCTCAAATTGGAGTATTCATGAAATCTTGAATGGAGACGGATGCGGTGCGCAATCCTCAATCGGTAGGAAATTGTGGCAGGCGGTTGAATGGGTCAGTGGGTATCTCATTTGGAAAAATCGAAATCAAAAAGTTttgacttttttgctcagttggtccctctattataccccaaatcgctggtttggtccctcagtttttaatttggcaatcagagtccctttattattttaattttgcaattgGAGTCTTCCGTCTAACGGACATCCAAATCGAACGTTAACTCCCATCACGTGAGTTACACGTGATGGGTAATATCGGAATTAATTTTAATTCTTGGTACTGAATAAACCCAAACGGGTATGGTCCCCCACTTTTATCCACCGATTTTCACACTCATCCCTCCAAATAGTGTTAACCACGAAGTAAAACCTAAAAGCAAAATTGATTATCAATGGATGATTCAATGGATGATTCATGGACTATTCGTACATCAGAAACTGATCAAAAGGCTATCGACCAATTATACGGTATGTTTTATGCACCCAAAGCTCATAATTCTGTGGAACCCTAAATATTATTAGGTAATTGTTTTGTTAACTTTAATTTTTTACACATTTTTCAGATGTATACCCTGATTTGTTCACGATTGTGTTACATCATGGTGGATATTTTAGAATGGGTAGTGAAGTTGTGTACACAGAAGGTAAAATTGATTACATTGATTGTTTTGACATTGAAAAGTTTTGTTTAGGACAACTGGATTCAGTCATGCAAGAATTAGGTTATGATCCCACCAGGTCTGTGGTATATCGTTTTCTTAAACCCAATACAAACATGGATACTGGGTTAAATCTTTTAAATGATAATGAACATAGGGACTATTTGCTTAGTTGTCTAGAAGATGGTGATGTGATTTATAGGCAAATTGATGTGTATGCTGAACATGAGGATATTAAAGGGAAGAGGTTATGGTCAGaacaaattaataatgataacttaGTAGTTGGTGGTGTTCACAGTGATGGGAGCTTAGTAGAGGGTGATAACAGTGAAGGTAGTGACTCTGAGGATAGTGATTACATTGTTGATGATGAAAATGAGATTTTGGATGTTCAGGTAGAGATGAAAGATTTTAATTTTAACATTGATAAGAATGTAGAGTTTATGGGAAATGGCTGTAACTCATTTGAAGATGATGAGGTCAATATTGAGGGTACAGAATTGGAAGTGTTGAACAATGATGGTTTTGAAAGCTATGATTCTCAAAGTGATGAAGAAGGGGTAAGGAAGAAGAGAATTCGTAATCATAAAAAGGAGGTTGAAGGTAGTGTTCAAGTGGGAAAAACTATCTTCTATCTTGGACAAAAGTTTGAAAGTAAATCAGAGGTTAGGCAAGCTGTGAGAATGCATGCTATTGAAACTAGGAGAAAGCTAGTTATTGTTAAGAATGATAAAAGAAGAATTAGGGTTAAATGTGAAGGGTTGTGTATAAATTCAAAAGGTGGTGAGATAGTTAGTCAAAGTGATTTGTCAAAGAAGGCAAAATGTGATGTGGGGCCCAGTAACTTAAGAGTTAAAGGTGGTGTAGTTGGGAAGAGTAAAGACAAAGTGACTAGTCAAATTAAAAAAGCAGGGGAATCTTGTAGTGGGAAGACTAACAAATGGGCAAAAAGGGAATTACACATTGTTTGTGAGTGGGTGTTGTTGGTATCCAAAGAAAAAGATAGTGAAGACTGGGAGGTTAGAACCTACAGACACCAACATGAATGTCAACCTGCAAGAATACTAAAATTCTGCACTTACCAATTTTTATCAAATCGGTTGGTACCTCAAATTCAAAAGAATCCAAAGATACCAATTAAAGCTGTCAGATCATATTTGGAAACAGAAACTGAATTAATCATCAGTGAGCATAAAGCATATCGTGCTGTGAGAAAGGCAACAAAGATGATTCAAGGGGATTATAAATCTCAGTATGCTGAGCTCAGAGATTATGTTTGTGAATTAAAGAGAGGTAATGTTGATACTACTGTTAAGTTTGAGGTTGAGCCAGGAACCCTAAAGTCTGAAACTAGGGTTTTCAAGAGAATTTACATTTGTTTGGGACCATTGAAGAAGGGTTTTAAAGCAATAGGTAGAGATCTACTTGGGTTGGATGGTGCTTTTATGAAACAACCTGCAACTGGTTGTATTTTGAGTGCTGTAGGGGTTGATTCAAACAATGGCATATATCCTGTAGCATATGCCATTGTTGAACAAGAGTGTGGTTCATCCTGGACTTGGTTCTTAGAGTGCTTGGGTCAAGATCTTGACTTGTCTACcaattctaactttacttttatcaGTGACAGGCAAAAGGTAAAAATTACTTGTTTAattcatatttaatttaattacattACATTTGTTAATGGTTAGTTACTTTAACTTTTATTGTTTTATGCTGTTAGGGTTTAATACAAGCTGTTACAAATGTGTTTCCTTGTGCTGAGCATAGACATTGCCTTAGACATATTCATGGGAATATGAAAGGGGATTTTAGGGGTGTTGCTTATAAGAATCACTTGTGGAGATGTGCTAGTGTAACAACAGTTCCTGAGTTTGAGCAGGCTATGCAACAATTGAAGGAGTTTGATAATGAAGCTTTTGTTTGGTTAGCTAAAATTCCTGCCCATCAGTGGGCAAGGAGTCATTTTACAGGAAGGGCTGTATCAGATGTGTTGCTCAGTAACATGTGTGAGTGTTTCAACAGATGGTTAGTTGATGCACGTGACAAACCCATAGTTACAGCTTTAGAATACATCCGAGAGTATTGCATGAAGAGAATTGTTAATGTAAAGAAAAACATTTCCAAGACTAATGGCCCTTTAACACCTGCAGCCACCAAATTGTTTGAGAAAATTAAATCTGAGGCTCACCAGTGTACTGTCTTATGGGGTGGAGATCAAAGGTACCAAGTGAGTGGAAAAGTTAATCAATATGTTGTGGATATGGAGACTAGATCATGTGCTTGTAGAAAGTGGGAACTAACAGGGATACCTTGTAAGCATGCAATTGCAGTGTTTTATAACATGAGTGAAAATGGTTTGGAAACTGGTGAACCAGAAACATGGGTTCATCCAGTGTATTTGTTAGATACATGGATCAAAACTTACCAATACACCATTGAGCCATTGAATGGGAGAAGCTTATGGCCAAAGGCAGAAGGCATGTTCACTCTGGTATCACCAAAGACTATTTCCACACCTGGTCGTCCAAAAAAGAAAAGAAGGTTGTCCAAAAATGAAGTTGATGTCATTGGTGATAGTGGTAAACTTAGCTCAAAAGGTATGctcattttatttattaattacatctAGTACCATTTCAATTAATATGGTATTTATTTTGTTAATATTTATAGGCAAGCTAAAGAAGTGTGGCACATGTGGTACTTATGGACACAATAAGAGTACTTGTACAGGTGAGAAGAAAAGAAGTGGGAATGTGGATAACAAGTGGACAAAAAAGACAGTGAAAGTTAAGCTATCTTCAAAGAAGACAATGGTAGTTGgaaaagggaagaagaagaagtgaATGTTGGTGGTGGTTTGTGTTTTAATCATGTGTTTTATGTCTACTTAAAACTTGTTATGTGACTTGGTACAATGTTTGTATTTTATTAAGGTGTGTTGTTGTCTTTTGGTAAGTTTAAGCACATTTGGTAACTGGTACTACGTACTTATGTTGACTTTTGGAATCTATGACATTTGGTAATGCTTGTATGTTTGTCATTTCACTTTAGTTACAATGTATTGTCTGTATGTTTGTCATTTCACTTTAGTTACAATGTATTGTCTTGTGTTTTTGGTTACACTGTATGACTTTGGTTACAATTTATTGTCTACACTTGGAGTCATTGTCTTGTGTTGTAAGGTTACTGATACAGATATAAAACAGATGCAAAATTTAACAAAACAAGCTtcattccattaccattaccattttaCAAAGTACATCATACATACACCACAATTTCAATGACTAAAAAAATAAATACCAAACACAATCCAGCTAAATATACACATCATCTTCCAATTCGTCTCTCTTTTTTCTGCATCTTTGAGCTTTTCATCCACTTCCATTTTGGCATTCATAAGTGTAGCTAGGGCATTGATTGTATTTGGAGGATCATACCAAGCAAAGAAGTCGCACCTAGTGATCTGAGCAACAACATAAACAGGAAATGCTAACATCTTGTTAATTATTTCATAAAATTCGAAACAACATAAACAATCTTACCTTTTTTTCACATGTATAGAATCGACGTCCAGGGTTAGATTCAGTGCCAGATATTCGAATTACACAAGGTCGACCACACCAGCATTCCATTGTTATCGATTTGTAGCTCCAATTTCTGATTAATACGTTATGTAAATGAATTAGGGTTTCAAGTGAGAAGAGAGTGAAAAGCGGAGGATGAAAGTGGGGACCTTACCCGTTGGCGTTAttaaataccaaaaaaaaaaaatttaattccgATAATACCCATCACGTGTAACTCACATGATGAGAGTTAACGTTCGATTTGGATGTCCAGTTGACGGAGGGACTCcaattgcaaaattaaaataataaagggactctgattgccaaattaaaaactgagggaccaaaccagagatttggggtataatagagggaccaactgagcaaaaaagtcaaAAGTTTTTCGAGATAAAATGTGGTCCGGGCCGAGTCTTTTGAACGAAATTCAAATAAAATCATATGAATGGATTGCAAGACGTGCCAAATCTCTTGATATTGAATTGCATCAATGGCTCGTAAATCCTCGACAGTATCTTGATTACATCCCTCGTAGATCAGGCATATACTAACACACTCTTAGATTATGTTGTTGTTTGTTCTTGTTTTTGTAGTTAGGTTACAGCTCCTTTTGTGTATCCTCTGTTTCCTTTTGCAGTTTGCATCATGCTTCAGTTAATATTGTATACAAGCATGATGTTGCTATGTATCTTTCTTTTGTTCTTGTTCTTAATATATTGGCCTTTCCAAAAAAAAAAGCACAAAAGGACGTACTTTAATGATAAAAATGGTGTTTCGTTTCATAACTTTGGtacaaaattatttatatatagtttgagATAATCATAATATACAAGTTGCTCATTATATTTTCATAGGCCGGTGGCACCACAGCCCACACATGTGGATCCTACACCGTTAAAGTTTGCAATCAAGGGCCATGATGTGTTGTGGACCCACTACATGACTTACTTTTTGGAAGCAAAAAATATGTGTCACAGTTGATTCTGAATCCCATTTGGATGCCTTTTAAGATGGGATATAGTACAGCTCGTGAATTTAAGACCCACATCTGATTTGCCACGTGGGATTACAGTCATTTTCTCCGTATATGTTCCCTTCAAAGATCGTAAATACGGAGTACTGTTTTGTAATTGCATTTTAaactttattttttattattattatttatcatttaatcatttattatatatatatatatatatatatatatatatatatatatatatatatatatatatatattatactcatgaaaattatattaaaaaaacaATCATTTGTAAAAACCTAAAGACTAAAGTTTTCTAAATACATACATTACCAATTGATGTTTGCACAAGGACCTATACTTCTCACGAATATATACACATTTGTCTATTTCAAAACCTAAACTCTTAACTCCTTGACTAAAAGCGCACCACGATATGGCAAGACTATGGATAGTCACAGCGTATTAGagatggcatcgggtcgggtttgggccGTGTTGAGGTGATTCCCGACCAGGACCTGTTAAGAAAACCTACCTCCAAACCCGCCCCATTACCCGTCGGAGCTCCATTAAAGACTTATTATCGGGTTAACGGGTTTCCTCACAGGTTTCGGAGCTCCATTAAACATCACTTTTTTTGTTTCATTTTCTCTtagacatttcatcgaacactttACAATCTTACATGCACTTTCATAATCACTATTTTACTTTAAAATACTGCAACTGCATCTTTGATCCAAATCAAAAGAATATagatttgatttaaaatatatatataatatatataagcaAAGAACAAATTGATAATAAAAAGCATTACACATTCGAATTAATCAGTTTATTCATACATGTTTGTAAAACATAGTGAAGAACGCTCTTATCCATATCGAACAACAATCAAAAAGAAAAGTAAAAACAGATTGTAGCAAGCAAatattcaattttttttattattattaccatcaggtattattattactatcgggtCGGGTAAACGGGGCGGGTTGACAGGTCTATATGCAATCCCGAACCCGGCCCGTAACccgaatttataaaaaaaataaactccATATTCGGCTCACGACCCGAATACTTGGACCCAAACTCGGTCCAAAAGTGTCGGGTTTCGGGTTTTACCCATCGGATACAGGTCTTTTTGTCATCCCTACGGCGTATACTAAGCATAACTTAGTATACTCTCAAACTACCCAACACCGCTTTAATGAGTGTGAGTCGACCGCCAATAATATATGGAATAATATTGTACGCACATTCGAGAAGGTAAAAAACAAATGTCTCTTGCCTAACAATGTGCTTCGGATGAAAGTAGGTGATGGGAGATCGATTCGGTTTTGGAAAGATAATTGGTTCGGTAGTGGTGTGTTAAAAGATATATATGGGagattgtgtgatgacccggaaaatttcgacttatttaaaccaattctctatatgatttaatattttcgacatgataagcaatgaattttgaaacttttgaaaatgatttttttcatatataacggttgaccaccctgtttgtccaacgattcacgaacgtcataacatgtattatatatatattttaataaatataagagttttcgatatatatggaatcatgcgaataatatttatacacgaaatgattaaaaatttactattaaacgatgctatttcaaattaaaaattttacgtattaagtcattttatttctatgatataatttttgtattttttttaagaaacaaagttaaattaataatgtacaatttgtaaagcacaatgtacaacgtgtagcttaaatagttgaatttaaattaattcatttactattcacatgaaaacgacatgatagaaattattaattataagttacatagaatacccctgaagtatttattaaatacaactttttaaaattttaaattcaatttacgattataatatatgtcgacgaggtacacgataaaacattgtgagctgtaaaaccaatccatgcgatcgcatgggaattggtcatgggagccatgcgatcgcatggtgacagatcccagcaaacatctataaatttcgacgatttttgttcatttgttgcacaattactccctctgttatattattattattattattattattattattattattattattattattattattattattattattattattattattattattattattaatcttattattattagt
This genomic stretch from Rutidosis leptorrhynchoides isolate AG116_Rl617_1_P2 chromosome 11, CSIRO_AGI_Rlap_v1, whole genome shotgun sequence harbors:
- the LOC139874216 gene encoding uncharacterized protein, yielding MASVEVESAANILPEKVVVNTPVEAPKEVVEPIVAATPPAAEQAAEKPTEETTVADAATVEMPPTTEVTIETETKVVEEPQTEVKEPIAETTQEEVKEVVETAVPTEAVTEETPATTEAVEEEIPATNEAVVEDTPATEEAKEIVEEKAEPAEVIVATEAATEE
- the LOC139874798 gene encoding uncharacterized protein, with protein sequence MDDSMDDSWTIRTSETDQKAIDQLYDVYPDLFTIVLHHGGYFRMGSEVVYTEGKIDYIDCFDIEKFCLGQLDSVMQELGYDPTRSVVYRFLKPNTNMDTGLNLLNDNEHRDYLLSCLEDGDVIYRQIDVYAEHEDIKGKRLWSEQINNDNLVVGGVHSDGSLVEGDNSEGSDSEDSDYIVDDENEILDVQVEMKDFNFNIDKNVEFMGNGCNSFEDDEVNIEGTELEVLNNDGFESYDSQSDEEGVRKKRIRNHKKEVEGSVQVGKTIFYLGQKFESKSEVRQAVRMHAIETRRKLVIVKNDKRRIRVKCEGLCINSKGGEIVSQSDLSKKAKCDVGPSNLRVKGGVVGKSKDKVTSQIKKAGESCSGKTNKWAKRELHIVCEWVLLVSKEKDSEDWEVRTYRHQHECQPARILKFCTYQFLSNRLVPQIQKNPKIPIKAVRSYLETETELIISEHKAYRAVRKATKMIQGDYKSQYAELRDYVCELKRGNVDTTVKFEVEPGTLKSETRVFKRIYICLGPLKKGFKAIGRDLLGLDGAFMKQPATGCILSAVGVDSNNGIYPVAYAIVEQECGSSWTWFLECLGQDLDLSTNSNFTFISDRQKGLIQAVTNVFPCAEHRHCLRHIHGNMKGDFRGVAYKNHLWRCASVTTVPEFEQAMQQLKEFDNEAFVWLAKIPAHQWARSHFTGRAVSDVLLSNMCECFNRWLVDARDKPIVTALEYIREYCMKRIVNVKKNISKTNGPLTPAATKLFEKIKSEAHQCTVLWGGDQRYQVSGKVNQYVVDMETRSCACRKWELTGIPCKHAIAVFYNMSENGLETGEPETWVHPVYLLDTWIKTYQYTIEPLNGRSLWPKAEGMFTLVSPKTISTPGRPKKKRRLSKNEVDVIGDSGKLSSKGKLKKCGTCGTYGHNKSTCTGEKKRSGNVDNKWTKKTVKVKLSSKKTMVVGKGKKKK